The Mucilaginibacter mallensis genome has a segment encoding these proteins:
- a CDS encoding porin family protein produces MKLRYIYMLLSLLLVLYFVPAHAQTKHKAKKAAAKSTAKKTTKPTAKKTTKPAAAPSKQKSDAKKLGDAAANTSADTTKSGGNKTPDKNQNALSEEIVVTTAYKPVLADAVKIRRNPDLETKIPFKAPLTYTVLDKRLAQDNEIRQLDAMPMPVQQDSLPGNNYAKVGLGNLKTTYGEVYINNGADQALQTGVYAKHLSEDGSLDKQDASKNEIAVFGKSIGATNSVSGRIDYKYNSNYFYGFNQDVPPTIAITPQRQHFSIIGAEGELTKNYADVPNDFTYAFKLKGYNYSDAFKARESNVVLSGFLNETIQQFYVGASGSLDLSTQKDSAYNYGNNLVRVNPYIKFQGDNYKVDAGVNIVDEFGFKSAFYIFPSAKAEIQVIPKYVRLFVEATGDVNKTSLLDFSTVNPFIGPNLQIKNSVDQLDLSAGLKGTLAPGLGFKAFIFRNSVKYLPMFVSNFGPQGNKYAVVYDNGKTRVNGFNGELDYKASEDVNIFGQVDIRSYNLSQQQEAWNLPKFKLTAGTTININSKVSVTGSLLFRGSTMDAPYADAVNLIKVTPTTISSFADLSGGVDYKATSKISVFVKVNNILDTTNQSYLYYPDYGFNIFGGVGYSF; encoded by the coding sequence ATGAAACTACGATATATATACATGCTGCTGAGCTTACTGTTAGTATTATACTTTGTACCTGCTCATGCGCAAACAAAGCATAAGGCTAAAAAAGCTGCCGCTAAATCTACAGCTAAAAAAACAACTAAGCCGACCGCAAAAAAAACCACCAAACCGGCAGCAGCACCATCCAAACAAAAGAGTGATGCTAAAAAGTTAGGCGACGCGGCAGCAAATACCAGCGCGGATACTACTAAATCAGGTGGCAATAAAACACCGGATAAAAATCAAAATGCGCTGTCGGAAGAGATCGTAGTAACTACGGCCTATAAACCGGTATTAGCCGATGCGGTTAAGATCCGCCGTAACCCCGATCTGGAAACTAAGATCCCTTTTAAAGCACCTTTAACTTATACTGTTTTAGATAAAAGATTAGCACAGGATAACGAGATCCGCCAGTTGGATGCTATGCCTATGCCAGTGCAGCAGGATTCTCTGCCGGGGAACAACTACGCTAAAGTAGGCCTCGGTAACCTGAAGACCACTTACGGTGAGGTTTATATTAATAACGGTGCCGATCAGGCGTTACAGACAGGCGTTTATGCCAAACACCTGTCAGAGGATGGAAGCCTGGACAAGCAGGATGCCAGTAAAAACGAAATTGCTGTATTTGGCAAAAGCATAGGTGCTACCAACTCCGTTAGCGGCCGTATTGATTATAAATACAACAGCAACTATTTTTATGGCTTTAACCAGGATGTTCCGCCAACAATTGCAATTACGCCCCAGCGTCAGCATTTCAGCATCATAGGTGCCGAAGGCGAGCTTACCAAAAATTATGCTGATGTACCTAACGATTTCACCTACGCCTTTAAGCTTAAAGGGTATAATTATAGCGATGCTTTTAAGGCCCGCGAAAGTAATGTGGTATTATCAGGCTTTTTGAATGAAACCATACAGCAGTTTTATGTGGGTGCATCAGGCTCGCTTGATCTGAGTACGCAAAAGGATAGCGCATACAATTATGGTAATAACCTGGTACGGGTAAACCCTTACATCAAATTCCAGGGTGATAACTATAAGGTAGATGCCGGTGTTAACATAGTTGATGAGTTTGGTTTTAAATCGGCCTTTTACATTTTCCCGTCGGCCAAAGCAGAAATACAGGTAATACCTAAATATGTGCGTTTGTTTGTTGAGGCCACAGGCGATGTAAACAAAACATCGCTGCTTGATTTTTCAACAGTCAATCCGTTTATAGGGCCAAACCTACAGATCAAAAACTCGGTTGATCAGCTCGACCTTAGTGCCGGTTTAAAAGGCACCCTGGCGCCGGGATTAGGCTTCAAAGCTTTCATATTCCGCAATAGCGTAAAATACCTGCCTATGTTTGTAAGCAATTTCGGCCCGCAGGGAAACAAATATGCTGTGGTATATGATAATGGTAAAACACGCGTAAATGGCTTTAATGGCGAACTGGATTACAAGGCATCAGAGGATGTAAATATATTTGGCCAGGTTGATATCAGGAGCTATAATTTATCGCAACAACAGGAAGCATGGAACTTGCCTAAGTTTAAATTAACTGCCGGTACAACAATCAATATAAATAGCAAAGTGTCTGTTACAGGCTCATTATTGTTCCGTGGCAGTACAATGGATGCCCCATATGCCGATGCAGTTAATTTAATTAAAGTTACCCCTACCACTATCAGCTCATTTGCCGATCTGAGCGGAGGTGTTGATTATAAGGCTACCAGTAAAATATCGGTGTTTGTAAAGGTTAATAACATTTTAGACACAACAAATCAAAGCTACCTGTATTATCCTGACTACGGATTTAATATATTTGGCGGTGTTGGCTATTCTTTTTAA
- the mtgA gene encoding monofunctional biosynthetic peptidoglycan transglycosylase, translating to MLKLILRFLKLFFLFYFGITILWVILYRFINPPVTLLMIERGFERKSEGKDWKIDKQWVDFDNIADPMKRAAVAAEDQRFLDHFGFDFKAMERAIDKNAKSHKLIGGSTISQQTAKNVFLWPGRSYVRKAFEAYFTILEEIFWSKKRIMEVYLNEIEMGDGIYGVQAASQAYFHKNAKDLTKHEAAAIASIFPDPLKWSPTHPSDYVAHRQYLILKNMRRLGPLDF from the coding sequence ATGTTAAAACTTATCCTCCGGTTTCTTAAACTATTTTTCCTGTTTTATTTTGGCATCACTATTTTATGGGTGATACTGTACCGTTTTATAAACCCGCCGGTTACATTGCTGATGATAGAGCGTGGTTTTGAACGGAAATCAGAGGGGAAGGACTGGAAGATAGATAAGCAATGGGTTGATTTTGATAACATTGCCGACCCCATGAAACGCGCCGCCGTAGCCGCGGAAGACCAGCGCTTCCTGGATCACTTCGGGTTCGATTTTAAGGCGATGGAGCGCGCCATTGATAAAAATGCCAAAAGCCATAAACTGATAGGGGGGAGCACCATATCACAGCAAACTGCCAAGAACGTTTTCCTGTGGCCTGGCCGCTCTTATGTACGCAAGGCTTTTGAGGCTTACTTCACCATATTGGAAGAGATTTTCTGGAGCAAAAAACGCATTATGGAAGTTTACCTTAATGAGATTGAAATGGGCGATGGTATATACGGTGTACAGGCCGCCTCGCAGGCTTATTTCCATAAGAACGCAAAAGATCTCACCAAACACGAAGCCGCCGCCATAGCCTCTATATTCCCCGATCCTTTGAAGTGGTCGCCAACCCACCCGAGTGATTATGTGGCCCACAGGCAGTATTTGATATTGAAGAATATGAGAAGGCTGGGACCGTTGGATTTTTAG
- a CDS encoding TIGR01777 family oxidoreductase: MAKIILAGGSGFIGQILAAHFTGKDDEVIVLTRSSNRVVNNVKYVNWNAATIGNWVAELENCDVLINLNGKSVNCRYNDKNKKEILDSRVNATRVLGEAIRMIENAPKLWINAASATIYRYAEDRPQDEYTGELGKGFSVDVCKQWEAAFFEQDTPGVRKIGLRIAITLGRKGGVMPYYFNLAKFGLGGRQGSGKQYFSWVCENDVTGVIDFLRDHEELEGVFNVSAPNPVQNHEFMSVVRNVMKMPLGLPATKWMLAIGTRLLSTEAELVLKSRWVVPTRLQEAGYVFKVPYIKDAVKLSSL, encoded by the coding sequence ATGGCAAAGATAATTTTAGCAGGCGGGTCAGGTTTTATTGGTCAGATACTAGCTGCGCATTTTACAGGTAAGGACGATGAGGTGATCGTCCTTACCCGTAGCAGCAATCGTGTTGTAAATAATGTAAAGTATGTAAACTGGAACGCTGCAACCATCGGCAACTGGGTTGCTGAACTGGAAAACTGCGATGTACTCATTAACCTGAACGGTAAAAGCGTTAATTGCAGGTATAATGATAAGAACAAAAAGGAAATATTGGATTCAAGGGTAAATGCTACCAGAGTTTTAGGTGAAGCGATCAGAATGATTGAAAATGCACCAAAGTTATGGATAAATGCAGCATCTGCGACCATTTACAGATACGCTGAAGACAGGCCACAGGATGAATATACCGGGGAGTTAGGCAAAGGTTTCTCTGTTGATGTATGTAAGCAGTGGGAAGCCGCATTTTTTGAGCAGGATACACCTGGTGTAAGAAAGATCGGTTTAAGAATAGCTATAACGCTTGGGCGCAAAGGTGGTGTTATGCCTTATTACTTTAACCTGGCAAAATTTGGCTTAGGTGGCAGGCAGGGTAGTGGTAAACAATATTTTAGCTGGGTATGTGAAAATGACGTTACCGGCGTAATAGATTTTTTGAGGGATCATGAGGAGCTTGAAGGGGTATTTAACGTGAGTGCACCCAACCCGGTACAAAATCATGAATTTATGAGTGTGGTAAGAAATGTGATGAAGATGCCCTTGGGATTACCCGCTACCAAATGGATGCTGGCAATAGGTACAAGATTATTAAGTACTGAAGCTGAACTTGTATTGAAAAGCAGATGGGTTGTACCAACAAGGTTACAGGAGGCGGGTTATGTATTTAAAGTGCCTTATATTAAAGATGCTGTTAAATTAAGCAGCCTTTGA
- a CDS encoding GNAT family N-acetyltransferase: MLNLPPYKEFPELQYDNIIMRQISTTDIANIIDICVYDGKWAVTAHDALEILNKIDKDYQDGNSIHWGIVDIGKNIIVGSCGYYRGFDNDTGEMGFILKSEFRRKGYMLTAVNLAANYGLMDMGLKKVIAITSNRNIKAKNLLTRAGFEIDRTLTDEDIQYKYC; the protein is encoded by the coding sequence ATGTTAAACCTGCCTCCTTATAAGGAATTCCCTGAATTGCAATATGATAACATCATTATGCGGCAAATTTCAACTACCGATATTGCCAATATAATAGATATATGTGTTTATGATGGTAAATGGGCCGTTACCGCGCATGACGCGCTGGAAATCTTAAATAAAATTGATAAAGATTACCAGGACGGAAATTCTATCCATTGGGGGATAGTTGACATTGGCAAAAATATAATTGTTGGCTCTTGTGGTTATTACAGAGGGTTTGATAATGATACCGGTGAGATGGGCTTTATTCTAAAATCTGAATTTAGAAGAAAGGGATATATGTTAACTGCAGTTAATTTAGCTGCAAATTATGGATTGATGGATATGGGCCTAAAAAAGGTAATTGCCATAACTTCAAACAGAAATATTAAGGCAAAAAACTTATTAACGCGGGCAGGGTTTGAAATAGACCGGACGCTTACTGATGAGGACATTCAGTATAAATACTGCTAA
- a CDS encoding GbsR/MarR family transcriptional regulator has translation MELAEGKEKFIEAWGKLGSEWGINRTMAQVHALLLISPEALTTEEIMAELSISRGNANMTVRDLMDWGLVEKQHKTGERKEYFYAEKDTWVIARQVAKERKKRELDPVLKILNQLSEVTGDAKDPAYKTFKTSVANINKLANNVNKTLETMLKAEENWFFGTVMKILK, from the coding sequence ATGGAATTAGCAGAGGGTAAAGAAAAATTTATTGAAGCATGGGGAAAGCTGGGATCGGAGTGGGGGATAAACCGCACGATGGCACAGGTACATGCTTTGCTGCTGATTTCGCCGGAGGCTTTAACTACCGAAGAGATTATGGCTGAGCTAAGTATCTCGAGGGGCAATGCCAACATGACCGTGCGCGACCTGATGGATTGGGGCCTGGTTGAAAAACAACACAAGACAGGTGAGCGCAAAGAGTATTTTTATGCTGAAAAGGATACTTGGGTAATAGCCAGGCAGGTAGCCAAAGAGCGTAAAAAGCGTGAGCTTGACCCTGTGCTGAAAATATTAAACCAGCTTTCAGAGGTTACAGGCGATGCGAAGGACCCGGCGTATAAAACTTTTAAAACTTCGGTGGCCAATATAAACAAGCTGGCCAACAACGTTAACAAAACTTTAGAAACTATGCTGAAGGCAGAAGAAAACTGGTTTTTTGGTACGGTTATGAAAATATTAAAATAA
- a CDS encoding energy transducer TonB, whose translation MEYKQEENNYPKAFLATGILLAAIVAMCYFIVFQSPPKQEEGTGGILVNYGTTDQGMGTDYMSTEQPSVAEKANHAAPNKVTPAPPTEKVQEESSDKKIATQNNEDAPEVASTAKKPTANVATQATKAVAKPVVNQNALYKGKTNGGTGAGDGTTNTPGNQGKPNGSTLTNNYNGTGSGNGGSLNLIQRSFISNPTVTDEHRVTGKVSIDIHVDKNGNVIYAQAGRGTTITDYDLIKKCEDAVRNSKVNALDTAPDTQQGQVVFVFKLN comes from the coding sequence ATGGAATACAAACAAGAAGAAAATAACTACCCGAAGGCATTTTTAGCGACAGGCATTTTGCTGGCTGCTATTGTGGCTATGTGTTATTTTATTGTATTTCAGAGTCCGCCGAAGCAGGAAGAAGGTACGGGTGGCATATTGGTAAATTATGGCACTACCGACCAGGGTATGGGTACCGATTATATGAGTACTGAGCAGCCATCAGTGGCAGAGAAAGCCAACCATGCAGCACCAAACAAGGTTACCCCTGCCCCACCTACCGAAAAGGTACAGGAAGAGAGCAGCGACAAAAAAATAGCAACCCAAAATAATGAGGATGCCCCAGAGGTAGCATCAACCGCCAAAAAACCTACTGCAAATGTTGCCACGCAAGCTACAAAGGCCGTAGCCAAGCCCGTTGTTAACCAGAACGCATTATATAAGGGCAAGACAAATGGCGGCACAGGCGCAGGCGATGGCACCACCAACACTCCTGGCAACCAGGGCAAGCCAAACGGCAGCACACTTACCAACAATTATAACGGAACGGGATCGGGCAATGGCGGCAGTTTAAACCTGATACAGCGCAGTTTTATCAGTAACCCAACTGTTACTGATGAGCACAGGGTTACCGGTAAGGTATCTATTGATATTCATGTTGATAAAAACGGTAATGTAATTTATGCCCAGGCGGGTCGTGGTACTACCATCACCGATTATGACCTAATAAAAAAATGTGAGGACGCCGTTAGAAACTCCAAAGTAAACGCCCTTGATACCGCACCTGATACCCAGCAGGGACAGGTAGTATTTGTATTTAAGCTGAATTGA
- a CDS encoding YdeI/OmpD-associated family protein, producing the protein MGQYDAQVDAYIEKSAAFAKPILNHIREIVHAASPLITESIKWGMPFFEYKGPVCQMAAFKEHCAFGFWKASLLNDPHGLLKIGDGAAGSFGRVETIDDLPTPDAIKHFVLLAIENNDRGIKIPAAKKAPAEKKELVTPDYFEALLNDNPKAKEVFDKFSYSHKKEYLEWIIDAKTDATRQKRMQQAIEMMEEGKSRNWKYQ; encoded by the coding sequence ATGGGACAGTACGACGCACAGGTTGATGCCTATATTGAAAAATCAGCGGCATTTGCAAAACCAATTTTAAACCACATCAGGGAAATAGTACATGCGGCATCGCCATTAATAACGGAGAGTATTAAATGGGGAATGCCTTTTTTTGAGTATAAAGGTCCGGTTTGCCAGATGGCTGCTTTTAAGGAACACTGCGCCTTCGGTTTCTGGAAAGCATCATTACTGAACGATCCGCACGGTCTATTAAAAATTGGCGATGGTGCTGCCGGTAGTTTCGGGCGTGTTGAAACTATTGATGACCTGCCGACACCTGATGCTATAAAACATTTTGTATTATTAGCTATTGAAAACAACGACAGGGGAATAAAAATACCCGCAGCAAAGAAAGCTCCTGCCGAAAAAAAGGAATTGGTTACACCAGATTATTTTGAAGCGCTGCTGAATGATAATCCAAAAGCAAAAGAAGTATTCGACAAATTCAGCTATTCGCACAAAAAAGAATACCTCGAATGGATTATCGATGCAAAGACTGACGCTACACGCCAAAAACGAATGCAGCAGGCTATTGAGATGATGGAAGAAGGAAAATCGAGAAATTGGAAATATCAATAA
- a CDS encoding tetratricopeptide repeat protein has translation MIKLRYTFLLIPIFFTLSSQAQQDPSFEVYRTYQTATDLLSKGRYVAAAEQFRLVEQARLKPSTQAKYESKLTLVQENAQYYEAFCELELGNDDAESMLLRFTKEHPENPLSKLAFFQIGRSYFKQQKYTDAMRWFDKVEAGELNGRDNTEYKFDKGYCYFTANDYKNAQELFSEVKAKHGPYTEDATYYFAYIAYLNKDYHLALANFEKLKNSKKYENSYPYYISAVYFLDKRYDDVISYAVPILNSTHQQHETEMLRIIGASYFAKADYDNSVKYYSRFENEDQGKTQNTQDSYQMGYAYYKVGNYAKAATELEKLVEQNDIYSQSGNYTLGDIFLKMNNKQSARNAFQVASRLSFDPQLQQDALYEYAKLSYELDFNTEALTATRLYLKNYPRSGRNDEVKVLLGEELLNSRNYKEAVDILEPIPNKSLSAQEAYQKVTYYRGLEFYNERAFENAIGIFLRSLKYPIDTKIQALTTYWMAEAMYEVRKYDESVETFEQFLAMPEAKQTDVANFANYALAYAAFGGEKYKKAATYFEKFLQGEEKDTATINDATARLGDSYFVLKDYGSALKYYNRIIDNRSPGQDYALFQRGIIQGLQGSQDAKISTLTSVLNQFPNSDYADDASFEIAYAYFLKGDGTTAKTDLLAMIDKYPHSSYVPRALMTMGLIDYNAGSDDTAVEFFKRVVQDYSSTDEAKQALKQIEKIYTDKGDAQTFINYASTTPIGNYSSADQEGIMYTAANNLYLRGDWQGTVGAVNAYFDKFPTKPIYNKEAHFIRAESLVNLGQPASAVNDYNVILNDWTSAYTEKSLISMAKLYIAQQKYNDAVVFLKKLETNSEYKSDYTFAINNLLLCYSQMEMADDVLNYVKEVRGNEKTSEEDKYRTGLYAGKAYLQKGDTTSAVKEFNYTVSNTKTVAAAEAKYNIANIDYLKRRYKTSQKACFDLVKEMPNYDYWVARTYILLADDYMGLKDSFQAKATLQSIIENYKGNDDILPTAKQKLDKITGKNSAIDTVKPDSTQQTKPDTTNIKPAGNGGN, from the coding sequence ATGATCAAACTAAGATACACCTTCCTGTTAATACCCATATTTTTTACACTATCGTCTCAAGCCCAGCAAGACCCTTCATTTGAGGTGTACCGAACCTACCAAACGGCCACCGACCTGCTTAGTAAGGGAAGATATGTTGCCGCTGCAGAGCAATTCCGTTTGGTTGAACAGGCACGGCTAAAACCGAGCACCCAGGCAAAGTATGAATCAAAGCTTACGCTTGTACAGGAAAACGCACAATACTATGAGGCTTTTTGCGAATTAGAACTAGGCAATGATGATGCCGAAAGCATGCTTTTGCGCTTCACCAAGGAGCATCCGGAAAATCCTTTATCAAAACTGGCTTTTTTCCAGATCGGCCGCTCCTACTTTAAACAGCAAAAATATACCGATGCCATGCGTTGGTTTGATAAGGTGGAAGCAGGCGAATTAAACGGCCGCGACAATACCGAGTATAAATTTGACAAGGGTTATTGCTATTTCACAGCTAATGACTACAAAAACGCCCAGGAACTATTCTCAGAGGTAAAAGCCAAACATGGCCCTTATACCGAGGATGCAACTTATTATTTTGCCTATATAGCCTACCTTAATAAGGACTATCACCTGGCGCTGGCAAATTTCGAAAAGCTTAAAAATTCAAAGAAATACGAAAACAGCTATCCGTATTATATCTCGGCCGTTTACTTTTTAGATAAACGTTATGATGATGTGATCAGCTATGCAGTGCCTATCCTTAACAGCACCCATCAGCAGCACGAAACTGAAATGCTGCGCATTATTGGCGCTTCATATTTTGCAAAGGCCGATTATGATAACTCGGTAAAATATTATAGCCGGTTTGAGAATGAGGATCAGGGCAAAACTCAAAACACACAGGATAGCTACCAGATGGGTTATGCTTACTACAAAGTAGGCAATTACGCCAAAGCAGCAACCGAGCTGGAAAAACTGGTGGAGCAGAACGATATTTACAGCCAGAGCGGGAATTATACGCTGGGCGACATATTCCTGAAAATGAATAACAAGCAAAGCGCCCGCAATGCCTTCCAGGTAGCTTCAAGGCTAAGTTTTGACCCGCAATTACAGCAGGATGCTTTGTATGAATATGCAAAACTATCCTACGAGCTTGATTTCAATACTGAGGCGCTGACTGCTACGCGCCTTTACTTAAAAAACTATCCGCGTTCGGGCCGTAATGATGAGGTTAAGGTTTTATTAGGCGAGGAACTGCTAAACTCCCGCAACTATAAAGAAGCGGTTGACATATTGGAGCCTATCCCCAACAAATCCCTAAGCGCTCAGGAGGCTTATCAAAAAGTAACTTATTACCGAGGCCTTGAGTTTTATAATGAACGTGCTTTTGAAAATGCTATTGGTATTTTCCTTCGCTCATTAAAATATCCTATCGACACAAAAATACAGGCCCTTACCACTTACTGGATGGCTGAAGCTATGTACGAGGTGCGTAAGTATGATGAGTCGGTTGAAACATTTGAGCAGTTTCTGGCAATGCCCGAAGCTAAACAAACCGATGTAGCCAACTTTGCCAACTACGCGCTGGCTTACGCAGCCTTCGGTGGTGAGAAATATAAAAAGGCGGCTACTTACTTTGAAAAATTCCTGCAAGGCGAAGAAAAAGATACCGCGACCATAAATGATGCAACTGCCCGCCTGGGTGATAGTTATTTTGTATTGAAAGATTATGGTTCGGCGCTTAAATATTATAACCGTATTATTGATAACCGTAGTCCGGGCCAGGATTACGCGCTGTTCCAGCGCGGTATTATACAAGGCTTGCAGGGATCACAGGATGCCAAGATCAGCACACTTACCTCTGTACTGAACCAGTTTCCGAACTCTGATTATGCTGATGATGCATCATTTGAGATCGCTTATGCTTACTTCCTGAAAGGTGATGGCACCACTGCCAAAACCGATCTGCTGGCTATGATAGATAAATATCCGCATAGCAGCTATGTGCCACGTGCCTTGATGACTATGGGCCTGATTGATTATAACGCAGGCAGCGATGATACCGCCGTTGAATTCTTTAAACGGGTGGTGCAGGATTACTCATCAACCGATGAGGCCAAGCAAGCGCTTAAACAAATTGAAAAGATCTATACCGATAAAGGCGATGCGCAAACTTTCATCAACTATGCTTCAACTACCCCTATCGGTAACTACAGCAGCGCCGACCAGGAAGGCATTATGTATACTGCTGCCAATAACCTGTATTTAAGGGGCGACTGGCAGGGTACTGTAGGTGCTGTTAATGCTTACTTTGACAAGTTCCCTACTAAACCAATATATAACAAGGAGGCCCACTTTATCCGTGCGGAAAGCTTGGTTAACCTTGGGCAACCGGCCTCGGCTGTGAATGATTACAATGTGATATTAAACGATTGGACCAGTGCCTATACCGAAAAATCATTAATCAGCATGGCGAAGCTCTACATCGCGCAGCAAAAATATAACGATGCGGTAGTATTCCTTAAAAAACTGGAAACCAACTCAGAGTATAAGTCAGATTACACTTTCGCTATTAACAACCTGCTGCTTTGCTATTCGCAGATGGAGATGGCCGATGATGTGCTAAACTATGTGAAGGAAGTTAGAGGCAATGAAAAAACATCAGAGGAAGATAAATATAGAACAGGCTTATACGCCGGTAAAGCCTACCTGCAAAAAGGCGATACTACCAGCGCTGTAAAAGAGTTTAACTATACCGTTAGCAACACAAAAACCGTTGCCGCTGCCGAAGCTAAATATAACATAGCCAATATCGACTACCTGAAAAGGCGTTACAAAACATCACAAAAAGCCTGTTTCGACCTGGTTAAGGAGATGCCTAACTATGATTATTGGGTAGCCAGAACTTATATCTTATTAGCTGATGATTACATGGGCTTGAAAGATAGTTTCCAGGCTAAGGCTACACTGCAAAGTATAATTGAGAATTATAAAGGCAACGATGATATTTTACCAACGGCCAAACAAAAGCTTGATAAAATAACAGGCAAAAACTCAGCTATTGATACGGTAAAACCCGACAGTACGCAACAAACAAAACCAGATACTACTAATATTAAACCAGCGGGCAATGGTGGCAATTAA
- a CDS encoding group III truncated hemoglobin, translating into MNNELLTLDDVKLLVDTFYTKVQDDALLAPIFNERIGNHWHHHLEKMYTFWQTTLLGEHTYYGSPFPPHAKLPVDGSHFKQWINLFNQTVDELFTGDKAEEAKWRAGKMAEMFELKINHFRDNSRAIQ; encoded by the coding sequence ATGAACAACGAACTCCTTACGCTTGATGATGTAAAACTATTGGTGGATACCTTTTACACTAAAGTGCAGGATGATGCCCTTTTAGCACCGATATTTAATGAGCGTATAGGTAATCACTGGCACCATCACCTTGAAAAAATGTACACCTTTTGGCAAACCACCTTGTTAGGCGAGCATACTTATTATGGCAGTCCGTTTCCGCCGCATGCTAAGTTACCGGTTGATGGCAGCCACTTTAAACAATGGATAAACCTGTTTAACCAAACGGTTGATGAATTATTTACAGGCGATAAAGCCGAAGAAGCCAAGTGGCGTGCCGGTAAAATGGCCGAAATGTTTGAGTTGAAGATTAATCATTTCAGAGATAATTCAAGAGCGATCCAATAA
- a CDS encoding ExbD/TolR family protein, producing MNLRNRKNRIAAEVQTSAMNDIMFFLLLFFLIASTITNPNVIKLLLPKSSTSQSVTKKTVNVSITKDLRYFVDKKETKTDQLQTAIAAYKNLASEVTIVLYVDKTVAIQDAVVVMDVAQKLNMKLVLATEPK from the coding sequence ATGAATTTAAGGAACAGGAAAAATAGGATTGCTGCCGAAGTGCAGACATCGGCGATGAACGATATAATGTTCTTCCTGCTTTTGTTTTTTCTTATCGCTTCAACCATAACAAATCCCAATGTTATTAAGTTACTGCTGCCGAAGTCGTCAACCAGTCAGTCGGTAACTAAAAAAACGGTGAACGTATCTATAACCAAGGATCTGCGGTATTTTGTGGATAAGAAAGAAACAAAAACAGATCAGCTGCAAACGGCCATAGCCGCTTATAAAAACCTGGCTTCCGAGGTTACTATAGTTTTATACGTTGATAAAACCGTAGCCATACAGGATGCAGTAGTAGTAATGGACGTGGCCCAAAAACTAAATATGAAACTGGTTCTGGCAACGGAACCTAAGTAG
- a CDS encoding MotA/TolQ/ExbB proton channel family protein, with product MSLLLQITDTAKKLADTVTNLSKAGGTAGDELHFGDLLIKGGVIMIPIALLAILGLVIFFERYFTIRKASKNENNLMMQVRSSVMSGNLQSAIAICKNSNTPLGRMLQKGLLRIGRPIKDIEGAIENIGKLEVAKLEKNIGILGIIAGIAPMFGFLGTIYGVIKIFYDIAQSGNLSIGVISGGLYVKMVTAAAGLFVGMVAYICYHVLNMMVDKVILSLETDAIEFIDLLEEPSK from the coding sequence ATGAGTTTATTATTGCAGATAACAGATACAGCGAAAAAATTAGCAGACACGGTGACCAATCTCTCCAAAGCCGGGGGTACAGCAGGTGATGAATTGCATTTTGGCGATCTGCTGATAAAGGGTGGTGTGATAATGATACCCATTGCCTTACTGGCCATTTTAGGGTTGGTGATATTTTTTGAGCGGTATTTCACTATCCGCAAAGCATCAAAAAATGAAAACAACCTGATGATGCAGGTGCGTTCAAGCGTAATGTCGGGCAATTTGCAGTCGGCCATAGCCATTTGTAAAAACAGCAATACCCCGCTGGGCCGTATGTTACAAAAAGGCTTGTTAAGAATAGGCCGACCTATAAAAGATATTGAAGGCGCTATTGAAAACATAGGTAAACTGGAAGTAGCTAAGCTTGAAAAAAACATAGGCATTTTAGGTATCATTGCCGGTATTGCGCCGATGTTCGGTTTCCTGGGTACTATTTATGGTGTAATCAAGATATTTTATGACATCGCCCAATCGGGTAACCTGAGTATAGGTGTTATATCAGGAGGTTTATACGTTAAAATGGTTACTGCGGCGGCCGGTTTATTTGTGGGTATGGTTGCTTACATATGCTACCACGTTTTAAATATGATGGTTGATAAGGTGATCCTGAGCCTTGAAACTGATGCTATTGAATTTATTGACCTGTTAGAGGAGCCCAGCAAATGA